The Desulfitobacterium chlororespirans DSM 11544 genome contains a region encoding:
- a CDS encoding FadR/GntR family transcriptional regulator, with amino-acid sequence MPLTEQVYNALKEGIISGKWQIGDKLPSENELAEYFGVNRLTVRGALQKLNILGIVETRVGEGTFVLSFDFRKYISEVTEFTLQPEDENDIREFRRLFEIEAVRLAIEKGTEKELAVLKKLAEECDELCKRLTESYTDQSFDKEYFMDSVNADLDFHYQIFKMSHNTLYINCFNLARESIHRYILARFERAYNHFAYNYFEKGGTVLEYKRFEHMLIYNYIKEKDFEGCKKIYIKHDSSWFA; translated from the coding sequence TTGCCTCTCACAGAACAGGTCTACAATGCCCTTAAAGAAGGAATTATCTCGGGTAAATGGCAGATTGGAGATAAGCTGCCGTCGGAGAATGAGCTGGCTGAATACTTTGGCGTGAACCGGCTGACGGTTCGGGGCGCCTTGCAGAAGCTCAATATCCTGGGCATAGTCGAGACAAGGGTGGGGGAAGGAACCTTCGTCTTAAGCTTTGACTTTCGAAAATATATCAGTGAAGTGACTGAATTTACCTTACAGCCTGAGGATGAAAACGATATCAGGGAATTCAGAAGGTTGTTTGAGATTGAAGCAGTTCGGCTGGCCATTGAGAAAGGCACGGAAAAGGAACTTGCCGTTCTGAAAAAACTGGCGGAAGAATGCGATGAGCTCTGCAAAAGGTTAACGGAAAGCTATACGGATCAGAGCTTTGATAAAGAATATTTTATGGATAGTGTCAACGCCGATCTGGATTTTCATTATCAGATCTTCAAAATGTCTCATAATACACTGTATATCAACTGTTTTAATCTGGCCCGTGAATCGATTCATCGCTATATTCTGGCCAGGTTTGAAAGGGCCTATAACCATTTTGCCTATAATTATTTTGAAAAAGGCGGGACGGTGCTTGAGTACAAGCGGTTTGAACATATGCTTATTTATAACTATATTAAAGAAAAAGACTTTGAAGGATGCAAAAAAATCTATATTAAACATGATTCAAGCTGGTTTGCTTAA